One Bartonella tribocorum CIP 105476 genomic window carries:
- a CDS encoding radical SAM protein, which translates to MVFLLKKENLISASDSIFDLKKLWVPVTPIIHIIQNCNSPCIMCDCWKIKEKNWHTPESLIPLFRMLKEKGAASVMLSGGEPLMHPKLKDILLTLNELGLPVELNTNGILLHKNLWISQYDIKEIVISMDSMSIQGYYDIRGANKFDRVWKNIETVKNLQPLQSIGIRATVTKEILENIINFIDFCISKDVDYIGFSPLDTSSFSFSRKNNTNDRSKALRNKILPQNASLFHLRDELSRKESPLQIYIDKKFQERKISWTSQNFVNCINYYLGENSTYVSSPLMCLFPFSSLVLDDNGDLKNCFYSEAFGNLQNYEAIDWSAQSVLKSLKESGAWSGCRGKVFCG; encoded by the coding sequence ATGGTTTTTCTTTTAAAGAAGGAAAACTTGATTAGTGCGTCAGATTCGATTTTTGATCTTAAAAAATTATGGGTACCTGTAACACCTATTATACATATTATCCAGAATTGCAATAGCCCTTGTATCATGTGCGATTGCTGGAAGATTAAGGAAAAAAATTGGCATACTCCAGAAAGTTTAATCCCCTTATTTAGAATGTTGAAAGAAAAAGGAGCGGCCTCAGTGATGCTTTCTGGGGGAGAACCTTTAATGCATCCGAAGCTTAAAGATATTTTATTAACGTTAAATGAACTAGGTCTGCCTGTTGAATTAAATACCAATGGCATCTTATTGCATAAAAATTTATGGATTTCACAGTATGACATAAAAGAAATTGTTATTTCTATGGATTCGATGAGTATCCAAGGATATTATGATATACGGGGGGCGAATAAATTTGATCGCGTGTGGAAAAACATTGAAACAGTTAAGAATCTTCAACCTCTGCAAAGTATAGGAATAAGAGCGACAGTTACCAAAGAGATTCTAGAAAATATTATTAATTTTATTGATTTTTGTATAAGCAAAGATGTCGATTATATCGGATTCAGCCCGCTCGATACATCGTCATTTAGTTTTTCTAGAAAAAATAATACAAACGATCGATCTAAGGCTTTAAGAAACAAAATTCTTCCGCAAAACGCTTCACTTTTTCATTTGAGAGATGAATTATCAAGGAAAGAATCCCCCCTCCAGATTTATATAGATAAAAAGTTCCAAGAAAGGAAAATCTCATGGACGTCACAAAATTTTGTAAATTGTATTAATTATTACTTAGGCGAAAATTCTACGTACGTTTCGTCGCCGTTAATGTGTTTATTTCCATTTTCATCCTTGGTATTGGACGATAATGGAGATTTAAAAAATTGCTTTTATTCAGAAGCTTTTGGGAATCTACAAAATTATGAGGCAATAGATTGGTCTGCTCAAAGCGTTTTAAAATCTTTGAAAGAATCTGGTGCATGGAGCGGATGTCGTGGGAAGGTATTTTGTGGATAA
- a CDS encoding lysozyme has protein sequence MRKISSEGLALIKQWEGLRLQAYKDAIGVWTIGYGHTSTAGKPFVHKGMIITEKQAEEVLSHDLRQFENTVEKNVTVSLTDEQFAALVSFCYNVGTAAFCKSTLLKKLNNSEYEAVPSELQKWTKAGGKRLHGLVHRRAAEAGLWAKGAYVSPNYQTVETKEPMGFFRAEALTPIIGSFSGLGGLLAGNGPIQWALATIMILAACVGIFFVAKRFREQRL, from the coding sequence ATGAGGAAAATATCATCAGAAGGGCTTGCACTCATTAAACAATGGGAAGGATTGCGTTTACAGGCCTATAAAGATGCCATCGGGGTGTGGACAATCGGCTATGGTCATACCAGCACGGCTGGTAAACCGTTTGTTCACAAAGGCATGATTATCACGGAAAAACAAGCCGAAGAAGTTCTTTCTCACGATTTAAGACAATTTGAGAATACCGTTGAAAAAAATGTGACGGTTTCCTTAACAGATGAACAATTCGCTGCACTCGTATCGTTTTGCTATAATGTAGGGACAGCAGCATTTTGCAAGTCGACCCTGCTCAAAAAACTTAATAACAGCGAATATGAAGCTGTTCCTTCTGAATTACAAAAGTGGACCAAAGCAGGAGGAAAGCGTCTTCACGGTCTTGTGCACCGTCGTGCAGCAGAAGCGGGGTTATGGGCAAAAGGGGCTTATGTTTCTCCCAACTATCAAACCGTGGAAACAAAAGAACCCATGGGTTTTTTCAGAGCAGAAGCCTTAACACCCATTATTGGTTCTTTTTCTGGACTTGGAGGCTTATTAGCAGGCAATGGTCCCATCCAATGGGCCTTGGCAACCATCATGATTTTAGCCGCCTGTGTTGGCATTTTTTTTGTAGCAAAACGCTTTCGGGAGCAGCGCTTATGA
- a CDS encoding MFS transporter has protein sequence MDKVKQFKIYSVSKSTALVVAVLPLFLSEKLHLSQADIVLIGSYFLLLPLILEVPLGLLSDVYGSKRVIYTGLFFFLCGFLALFMNYAYFAYATYLLCITLAAACFSGAEDSLLFSVVPKHRTLFSVKSEVAAVTYSVTTVLIFLGGILYYVHPALPVIFQVLSLIFAIFMFSKLTKGLDSFHINAHPSIFTVLCTSRKEVKNPYRFTLIFLSAVSAFAILVNNRTISIAFSDFLPFQPAILVSIIFIIGNFFSASSNILFQKYFSKFQNPIFPVLMIGCMVTIAFFLMSFQIIGALILGFLLLCVFKSAYRSYLSSLLINSLIDPKAIATVLSFTAIITAVVSFAFSFLYGHIFSTFWQANLWLAVVMAVIFGVSALIIFVKKQEIIWLQPENAQSSKQHFLKRKHQEFCYGQIYPEASCINENIKDGSFRQSLYPAPNLITLCDEVVEWEFIRGTVLSQMDLLHQKAIIDQINKIFQDRLSKNIILSHGDLHPDNIIVTPENSFMVVDWDLCQEASPELDILTFFTSPRLSLNLEERIDYISHLLSISKDEALPMIKAFVAKKISDLCLYQNIFMKQLVLDYMNLNKEFHGQ, from the coding sequence GTGGATAAGGTTAAGCAATTTAAGATTTATAGTGTTAGCAAGTCTACTGCTCTCGTGGTTGCTGTTTTACCACTTTTTTTGTCGGAAAAATTGCATTTGTCGCAAGCGGATATTGTTTTAATCGGGAGTTATTTTTTATTGCTTCCTTTGATCTTAGAAGTCCCCTTGGGTTTATTATCAGATGTTTATGGAAGTAAGCGCGTTATTTATACTGGGCTGTTTTTCTTTCTTTGCGGTTTTTTAGCTCTTTTTATGAATTATGCATATTTTGCTTACGCCACTTATTTGTTGTGTATTACATTAGCAGCCGCTTGTTTCTCAGGTGCGGAAGATAGTTTACTTTTTTCTGTAGTCCCAAAGCATCGCACACTGTTTTCCGTTAAGTCTGAAGTGGCTGCTGTTACCTATAGTGTGACAACGGTACTTATTTTTTTAGGGGGAATACTTTATTATGTACATCCTGCATTGCCTGTGATTTTTCAAGTCCTTTCATTAATTTTTGCTATTTTTATGTTTTCAAAACTGACGAAGGGATTAGATAGTTTTCATATCAACGCTCATCCGAGTATTTTCACAGTTCTGTGCACCAGCCGTAAAGAAGTCAAAAATCCTTATCGCTTCACTCTTATTTTTTTAAGTGCAGTTTCAGCTTTTGCTATTTTGGTTAATAATCGAACTATTTCTATCGCATTTTCTGATTTTTTGCCATTTCAACCTGCTATTTTGGTTTCGATTATTTTTATCATTGGGAATTTTTTTTCAGCAAGTTCCAATATATTGTTTCAGAAGTATTTTTCAAAGTTTCAAAATCCTATTTTTCCCGTCTTAATGATTGGTTGTATGGTAACCATTGCTTTTTTTCTCATGTCATTTCAAATCATTGGGGCTCTTATATTAGGATTTTTACTGCTATGTGTTTTTAAATCTGCTTATCGATCTTATTTGTCGTCTCTTCTTATAAATTCACTGATTGATCCCAAAGCTATCGCGACTGTTTTATCATTTACAGCCATTATTACAGCTGTTGTATCCTTTGCATTCAGTTTTTTATACGGTCATATTTTTTCAACATTCTGGCAAGCTAATTTGTGGTTGGCAGTGGTTATGGCTGTGATTTTTGGGGTGTCTGCTTTAATTATTTTTGTCAAAAAACAAGAAATCATTTGGTTACAGCCTGAAAATGCACAATCGTCAAAACAACATTTCTTGAAACGCAAGCATCAAGAGTTTTGCTATGGGCAAATTTATCCGGAAGCATCGTGCATTAATGAAAACATCAAGGATGGCTCTTTTCGACAAAGTCTCTATCCTGCACCAAATTTGATAACACTTTGCGATGAAGTCGTCGAATGGGAGTTTATCCGGGGTACTGTATTAAGCCAAATGGATTTGCTCCATCAAAAGGCGATTATTGATCAAATCAATAAGATCTTTCAAGATCGATTAAGCAAGAATATAATCTTATCACATGGAGATTTACATCCTGATAATATCATTGTTACTCCTGAGAATTCTTTTATGGTCGTGGATTGGGATTTATGTCAAGAAGCCAGTCCGGAATTGGATATCTTAACATTTTTCACCAGTCCAAGATTATCTCTCAATTTAGAAGAACGGATAGACTATATTTCTCATTTGCTGTCGATATCAAAGGATGAAGCTTTACCAATGATAAAAGCGTTTGTGGCTAAAAAAATTTCTGATCTTTGTCTATACCAAAATATTTTCATGAAACAATTAGTATTGGATTATATGAACTTGAATAAGGAATTTCATGGGCAATAA
- a CDS encoding YopJ/AvrA family T3SS effector serine/threonine acetyltransferase, with translation MKPQDSKDVSPRSSPTQEGASAQEETNANESLASLIARLQKNALEEENIPPHSEELKVIIAGLEDDLVTGHWIFADYEDTDIRVMPALVEQANRKYPDMNLKLALTAEKLTYALKETIESGARSCQFIVNMGSRIHFAAMDYKIVDDKISLIMFEPTTFQNIAAAKLGIKINQTLETLQLPPYSFTMAEMDIQRSSSECGMFSLSLAKKLHTESQKLERLHKDNVKGVLCDPNSSLSAEKLDSYLPVSLYKHTQGRRRLEQYLKTNPQAIDETVNKKGETIRERFEKNLKEEGAKNVSVSPHKKRITEYKSLMM, from the coding sequence ATGAAACCACAAGATTCAAAAGACGTTTCCCCTCGTTCCTCACCAACACAAGAAGGGGCAAGTGCACAAGAAGAAACAAATGCCAATGAATCCTTAGCAAGCCTTATTGCTCGTTTACAAAAAAACGCCCTAGAAGAAGAAAATATTCCCCCTCATTCTGAAGAATTAAAAGTGATTATTGCCGGCTTAGAAGATGATCTCGTCACGGGTCATTGGATTTTTGCCGATTATGAAGATACCGATATTAGAGTGATGCCCGCTCTCGTGGAACAAGCCAATCGCAAATATCCGGACATGAATCTGAAATTAGCTCTTACAGCTGAAAAACTTACCTACGCCCTCAAAGAAACAATAGAGAGCGGCGCAAGATCTTGCCAATTTATTGTCAATATGGGAAGCAGAATCCATTTTGCAGCGATGGATTATAAAATCGTTGATGACAAAATCTCTTTGATCATGTTTGAACCGACAACATTTCAAAATATCGCTGCTGCGAAACTAGGGATAAAAATAAATCAAACCCTGGAAACTCTTCAACTGCCTCCTTATTCTTTTACCATGGCGGAAATGGATATTCAACGAAGCTCTTCTGAATGTGGGATGTTCAGTTTAAGCCTTGCCAAAAAGCTTCATACCGAATCTCAAAAATTAGAAAGACTGCATAAGGATAATGTTAAGGGTGTCTTATGTGACCCCAATTCATCTTTATCTGCTGAAAAATTAGATTCCTATCTACCCGTTAGTTTGTACAAACATACGCAAGGGCGAAGACGTCTTGAACAATATCTAAAAACCAATCCGCAAGCGATTGATGAAACAGTCAACAAAAAAGGTGAAACTATAAGAGAGAGATTTGAAAAAAACTTAAAGGAAGAAGGAGCAAAAAACGTCTCTGTTTCTCCCCATAAAAAAAGGATTACGGAATACAAATCTTTAATGATGTAA